Proteins encoded in a region of the Rhodococcus sp. SBT000017 genome:
- the galT gene encoding galactose-1-phosphate uridylyltransferase — protein MRKTSTTLADGRELIYYDDTEPYVSGGATRDLVDTRALSPSMSQSQMRFDVLTGEWIVIAAQRMDRTFLPPADASPLAPSRPDRPATEIPAADYDVVVFENRFPSLSETAAQQSLPTEVDGESLWPLAPGTGRCEVICFASDPDASFVSLELSRVRTIIDVWADRTTALSAIPDVAQVFCFENRGKEIGVTLTHPHGQIYAYPYLPPRTDALIRQSRRHFERTGRVLLADVLAAELRSGRRIVVDTEHWVAYVPAASRWPVEVHLAPRRDVADLAELNGVERDELAVVYRDLLRGVDAFFEGVDEVPYIAAWHQAPVGVDRELGRLHLQLFSMMRSPGRMKFLAGSESAMGAWINDTTPERIADRLREVLA, from the coding sequence ATGCGCAAGACATCGACCACTCTGGCCGACGGCCGTGAGCTGATCTACTACGACGACACCGAGCCCTACGTCTCCGGGGGAGCTACCCGCGACCTGGTCGATACGCGAGCCCTGTCGCCGTCGATGTCGCAGTCGCAGATGCGATTCGACGTACTCACCGGTGAATGGATCGTCATCGCCGCACAGCGGATGGACCGCACGTTCCTGCCGCCGGCCGACGCGTCGCCGTTGGCACCGAGCCGACCGGACCGTCCGGCCACCGAGATTCCGGCGGCCGATTACGACGTGGTGGTGTTCGAGAATCGCTTCCCGTCTCTGTCCGAAACCGCAGCGCAGCAATCACTTCCGACCGAGGTGGACGGAGAGTCGCTGTGGCCGCTGGCACCGGGCACCGGGCGATGCGAGGTGATCTGCTTCGCCAGTGACCCCGATGCGTCCTTCGTGTCGCTGGAGCTCTCTCGTGTCCGCACCATCATCGATGTCTGGGCCGATCGCACCACTGCCCTGTCCGCCATCCCCGACGTTGCGCAGGTCTTCTGCTTCGAGAACCGCGGTAAGGAAATCGGCGTCACCCTGACCCACCCGCACGGTCAGATCTACGCCTACCCCTACCTCCCGCCGCGTACCGATGCGCTGATACGACAGTCGCGCAGACACTTCGAGCGAACGGGCCGAGTGTTGCTGGCCGACGTCCTCGCTGCCGAACTCCGCTCGGGTCGACGGATCGTCGTCGACACCGAACACTGGGTTGCGTACGTGCCTGCAGCATCACGCTGGCCGGTCGAGGTGCATCTCGCTCCTCGCCGCGACGTGGCGGACCTCGCCGAGTTGAACGGTGTCGAGCGGGACGAGCTGGCAGTGGTCTACCGAGATCTGCTGCGCGGAGTCGACGCGTTCTTCGAGGGCGTCGACGAGGTGCCGTACATCGCTGCCTGGCATCAGGCGCCCGTCGGAGTCGATCGTGAACTGGGACGCCTGCATCTGCAACTGTTTTCGATGATGCGCTCACCCGGTCGGATGAAGTTCTTGGCCGGTTCGGAATCTGCGATGGGAGCCTGGATCAACGACACCACTCCCGAGCGGATCGCAGACCGGTTGCGCGAGGTACTGGCGTGA